A single window of Trueperaceae bacterium DNA harbors:
- a CDS encoding carbohydrate ABC transporter permease, protein MAERRKGRKGEAAPATQVIGGVERVVRPTSLRQPYHFELSHIPIYFLLVVGAVISITPFFYMVSTSLMTLGETINRVLLPAAPQWVNYEVAWSESNFALYFRNSVIITAIVILGVLVTCTLAGYAFARIRFPGRELIFTVLLATLMIPGTVTFIPNLLLIRGQIVPWGSWMNSLPALTVPFMATAFTIFLLRQFFVGIPGELYDAARIDGAGHLRFLTAVVIPMSKPVMMTATLLTFVSTWNEFLWPLLVTTTPRWRPLGVGLYTFISEAGPETQLLMAGTVITVIPVLVVYFFTQKQFTEGIATSGLKG, encoded by the coding sequence GTGGCTGAGCGTCGGAAGGGCCGCAAGGGCGAGGCCGCGCCCGCCACCCAGGTGATCGGCGGGGTCGAGCGCGTCGTGCGGCCCACCAGCTTGCGGCAGCCCTACCACTTCGAGCTCTCGCACATCCCCATCTACTTCCTGCTCGTAGTGGGGGCGGTCATCAGCATCACACCCTTCTTCTACATGGTCTCGACATCGCTGATGACGCTCGGGGAGACCATCAACCGCGTTCTCCTGCCGGCCGCGCCGCAATGGGTCAACTACGAGGTGGCGTGGAGCGAGTCCAACTTCGCGCTCTACTTCCGCAACAGCGTGATCATCACCGCCATCGTGATCCTCGGCGTGCTGGTCACGTGCACCCTCGCCGGCTACGCCTTCGCGCGCATCCGCTTCCCCGGCCGCGAGCTGATCTTCACGGTGCTGCTCGCCACGCTGATGATCCCCGGCACCGTCACGTTCATCCCCAACCTGCTCCTGATCAGGGGCCAGATCGTCCCTTGGGGCTCGTGGATGAACTCGCTGCCGGCCCTCACGGTGCCGTTCATGGCGACGGCGTTCACCATCTTCCTGCTGAGGCAGTTCTTCGTCGGCATCCCGGGCGAGCTCTACGACGCCGCCAGGATCGACGGTGCGGGCCACCTGCGCTTCCTGACCGCCGTCGTCATCCCGATGAGCAAGCCCGTCATGATGACGGCCACGCTCCTGACGTTCGTCTCGACCTGGAACGAGTTCTTGTGGCCGCTGCTCGTCACGACGACCCCCAGGTGGCGCCCCCTCGGCGTCGGCCTGTACACCTTCATCTCCGAGGCCGGCCCGGAGACGCAGCTCCTGATGGCCGGCACCGTCATCACCGTCATCCCCGTCCTCGTGGTCTACTTCTTCACCCAGAAGCAGTTCACGGAAGGCATCGCCACCTCCGGGCTCAAGGGGTGA
- a CDS encoding ABC transporter substrate-binding protein has product MRRVTPLLGVLLALMLAVPAFAQDWDDVDPSGQTVTFWHQHTRERETALQEIVAEFNATNPYGITVVAEYQGGYNDIYQKMVALLGTSDTPNIVVAYQNQAATYELVDGLVDMNPLVDSAKWGISAEDQADFFPGFWSSDVFPSFGGKRLGLAPNRSMEVLYYNADWLKELRSAGLIDFDGPPTTPEQFEAAACAASQTPFSGATVSGTPFGYELSIDASRFASFTFAFGGNVYDAAENRYTLDSDAAVAAMTWIQGMFEKGCATMVSEAYGDQTDFGNGRLLFAVSSSSGLPFYQTAIDSGAGFDWNVAAIPHTTAEPVMNIYGASVSLPAGHSAESTLAAWLFLKYYTGTEAQTEWAIASQYFPVRQSVAAGLGEFFDSLPPFKSAFELLPYGIAEPNVPGYDPVRESINSAMAAITDGDDVTEALQLLNGEANLILDDQLSQLPTN; this is encoded by the coding sequence ATGAGAAGAGTCACGCCACTACTGGGGGTCCTGTTAGCGTTGATGCTCGCTGTCCCGGCGTTCGCGCAGGACTGGGACGACGTCGACCCGAGCGGCCAGACCGTCACGTTCTGGCACCAGCACACGCGCGAGCGGGAGACGGCCCTCCAGGAGATCGTCGCGGAGTTCAACGCCACCAACCCTTACGGCATCACGGTCGTCGCCGAGTACCAGGGCGGCTACAACGACATCTACCAGAAGATGGTGGCGCTGCTCGGCACGTCCGACACGCCCAACATCGTCGTCGCGTACCAGAACCAGGCCGCCACGTACGAGCTCGTCGACGGGCTCGTCGACATGAACCCCCTCGTCGACTCGGCGAAGTGGGGCATCTCGGCCGAGGACCAGGCCGACTTCTTCCCCGGCTTCTGGAGCTCCGACGTCTTCCCGAGCTTCGGCGGCAAGCGCCTCGGCCTCGCCCCCAACCGCTCCATGGAAGTGCTGTACTACAACGCCGACTGGCTCAAGGAGCTCCGTAGCGCCGGTCTGATCGACTTCGACGGCCCGCCCACCACGCCCGAGCAGTTCGAGGCCGCGGCCTGCGCCGCTTCGCAGACGCCGTTCTCTGGCGCCACCGTCTCGGGCACGCCGTTCGGCTACGAGCTCTCCATCGATGCGAGCCGCTTCGCCTCCTTCACCTTCGCCTTCGGCGGCAACGTGTACGACGCGGCCGAGAACCGCTACACGCTCGACTCCGACGCGGCCGTCGCAGCCATGACCTGGATCCAGGGCATGTTCGAGAAGGGCTGCGCCACCATGGTCAGCGAGGCGTACGGCGACCAGACCGACTTCGGCAACGGCCGCCTGCTCTTCGCCGTCTCCTCCAGCTCGGGCCTGCCGTTCTACCAGACGGCCATCGACTCGGGCGCCGGCTTCGACTGGAACGTCGCCGCCATCCCCCACACCACGGCCGAGCCCGTCATGAACATCTACGGCGCCTCCGTGAGCCTGCCCGCCGGGCACAGCGCCGAGTCCACCCTCGCCGCCTGGCTGTTCCTCAAGTACTACACGGGCACGGAAGCCCAGACCGAGTGGGCCATCGCGAGCCAGTACTTCCCCGTCCGCCAGAGCGTGGCCGCGGGCCTCGGCGAGTTCTTCGACTCGCTGCCCCCTTTCAAGAGCGCCTTCGAGCTCCTGCCGTACGGCATCGCCGAGCCCAACGTGCCCGGCTACGACCCGGTGCGCGAGAGCATCAACTCCGCGATGGCGGCCATCACCGACGGTGACGACGTCACCGAAGCGTTGCAGCTCCTCAACGGCGAGGCGAACCTGATCCTCGACGACCAGCTCTCTCAGCTCCCCACGAACTGA
- a CDS encoding sugar ABC transporter permease has protein sequence MKLVTAGNDNRSVRRGPSRQERLDWLTAYLFILPATLLIAVFGLFPIGYSVYMSLHNWRVRKGDFIGLRNYEATLGDWWGALAFFGGIVLIIVAHWLWTDAFKGERARAPQAARIVGAVVLLGAGVFMALGWRLMMDAGSKVYLKGLVRTVYYGFGSVPIQIVLALVLATLLFQRIRGQELFRMIYFLPYITPSVAGAAIFRSLFSPREERLANQILDWFGIAPQRWLFETKPVTQLLFGNLFPNADWSGFWAGPSLALVTIIIFGIWTFVGYNAVIFLAGLGGISKELYDAAAIDGANRVQQFRFITVPLLSPVTFYLTVLGFIGTFQAFTHVYVMRERATRDAVDTASIVIFDTFYKNNNFSLAAAQSVILFVIILLLTLLQNRLFGRRALGG, from the coding sequence GTGAAGCTCGTGACGGCCGGCAACGACAACCGTTCCGTCCGGCGGGGTCCGTCGCGCCAGGAACGGCTCGACTGGCTCACGGCGTACCTCTTCATCCTCCCGGCCACGCTGCTCATCGCCGTCTTCGGGCTCTTCCCGATCGGTTACTCCGTCTACATGAGCCTGCACAACTGGCGCGTGCGCAAGGGCGATTTCATCGGCCTGCGCAACTACGAGGCCACCCTCGGCGACTGGTGGGGCGCGCTCGCCTTCTTCGGCGGGATCGTGCTCATCATCGTCGCGCACTGGCTGTGGACGGACGCGTTCAAGGGGGAGCGCGCCAGGGCGCCGCAGGCCGCCAGGATCGTGGGCGCGGTGGTGCTGCTCGGCGCGGGGGTGTTCATGGCGCTCGGCTGGCGCCTCATGATGGACGCGGGCAGCAAGGTCTACCTGAAGGGCCTCGTGCGCACCGTGTACTACGGCTTCGGCTCCGTACCCATCCAGATCGTCCTCGCGCTGGTCCTCGCCACCCTCCTGTTCCAGCGCATCCGGGGCCAGGAGCTCTTCCGCATGATCTACTTCCTGCCGTACATCACGCCGTCCGTTGCGGGCGCCGCCATCTTCCGCAGCCTGTTCAGCCCGCGCGAGGAGCGCCTGGCCAACCAGATCCTCGACTGGTTCGGCATCGCGCCGCAGCGGTGGCTGTTCGAGACGAAGCCCGTGACGCAGCTCCTGTTCGGCAACCTCTTCCCCAACGCCGACTGGAGCGGCTTCTGGGCGGGTCCGTCGCTCGCCCTCGTCACCATCATCATCTTCGGCATCTGGACCTTCGTCGGCTACAACGCGGTGATCTTCCTGGCCGGCCTCGGCGGCATCTCCAAGGAGCTCTACGACGCCGCGGCCATCGACGGCGCGAACCGCGTGCAGCAGTTCCGCTTCATCACCGTGCCGCTCCTCTCGCCCGTGACCTTCTACCTGACGGTGCTCGGGTTCATCGGCACGTTCCAGGCGTTCACGCACGTCTACGTCATGCGCGAGCGCGCCACGCGCGACGCCGTCGATACGGCCAGCATCGTCATCTTCGACACCTTCTACAAGAACAACAACTTCAGCTTGGCCGCTGCCCAGTCCGTGATCCTGTTCGTGATCATCCTGCTGCTCACCCTGCTGCAGAACCGGCTGTTCGGCAGGAGGGCGCTGGGTGGCTGA